cactcacaaactcagaACGCATGCAAGCCTTCCACTAACTGCCTGGAACGGAAGCCACATCAAAAGCCCTTCACAAATCTCTCAAATCAACATGACTAGGCAAAATGTCACAAAGCTCAGCACAGACACTGAGAAAGGCTGAACTATGCAGGTAAAGCGCCCTCTACTGGCGCTCTGCAATACTGATCTTCATTCCAggccctggagagctgcagggtctgctggcttgtGTTTGCACCTCCACatcagcaaccagttcagaccaaagaaaccaggtgtGGTGGGTTAACCATGCGATCGATCAATTAGTGctttaattgatcgattaactaagtgccaaataaaaacataaacccagcagaccctgcgggcTGCCCAGGAACAGGAATGAAGATCGCCACTCTAACGCAGTTATCCAGCGTGACTTAACAACCGGGCGACGGTCTCTGTGCAGTTCCAGGTCCCTCCTGAAGGGGGCGCCGCGTTAAGACTCACCGGCCGGTCGAAGAGCATGATCTCCCAGACGACCTCGGCCACGTCGGGCAGGGTGTAGGGGGGCAGGCAGAAGCAGCAGGTGTGGATGAGCTGGGTGACCAGCTGCTGCCCGTGCTGCCCCATCGCCTGAGCAATCAGCTGCTTCCGCAGCTCAAAGTCGTCCTCGTGCTGCCAGACGCAGAGAGAAGGCTAACCGTCACCCGAGCACCACGCGCAGCGCCATCTTTGTGTCCTCCATTTAACCCTCCAAAACTTACACTGTACACATCAGAGGCAGCAAGAGACCCAGAATCAGGGGCATGAATTTAACCTTTAACCCCTTCTGAACCGACCCTGCTAGAATCAGGGGCATAAATTTAACCTTTAACCCCATCGAAACTCACCCTGCTAGAATCAGGGGCATGAATTTAACCTTTAACCCCATCTGAACTGACCCTGCTAGAATCAGGGGCATAAATTTAACCTTTAACCCCATCTGAACTCACCCTGATAGAATCAGGGGCATGAATTTAACCTTTAACCCCATCTGAACCGACCCTGCTAGAATCAGGGGCATGAATTTAACCTTTAACCCCATCTGAACCGACCCTGCTAGAATCAGGGGCATGAATTTAACCTTTGGGGAGAAGGACTACGACACCTGTTACAGATACATTACAGAGATAAGGAAAGGGTGTGAGCGTGAGAGACAGATAAACAGAGGATTTCAAAGACAAAGACGacggaggtgagagagagagagagagagggagagagagagagagagagagagagagagagagggagagagaggagagagagagagaggagagagggagagaggagaggggagggagagagaggagagggggaggagagagagagagagagagagagagagagagagagagaaacgcgcGGCGCTCACGTCGTTGGTGATGCCCGTGTGGATGAGGTCACGCACGAACTTCATGACGCTGCAGTTGGCATCCCGGTGGTCCAGCGTGGTGGCGGCGATGGCGCACTGGATGATGTGAATGATGATCTGACTGGAGAGCAGCGTGACAGGACTCCGCTGTATGAACCTGAGcgtgagagacacacacacaagcgcacacacacacacacacacacagggaggggagaggaggacacAGAAAGTGAGAATCCCAACCATcacaacactgaaaacacaacacTGCTGTTTAAGACCCTGTAATCAGCACCATTTAAGAGCTACACAAAAGCCAACAGTCAGGCCAGTGTTCACACCGGAGCGGATGGCCAAACATTCAGACTGATACAGAGTACAGGAAGGCGCTCCACTTCACCAATCACACAGACCGAGCAGAGAAAAACGGCACGTTTCATTATGAATTATACAACAGTGCTGGGAGAAGCCTGCTACTGAGGAATTCAGTGGCGGTTTCTCAAAGCCCTTTTTCCCGCTCagagagtcacatgaccagcgaGCGGCGCAGGCGAAGCAGCAAAGCGCACCTGGTGGCCAGCCTGAAGAGGTCGTCCACCGTGTCGGGGTGGTTGCGCAGTCCGTTGGGCTGTTCCAACAGCTGGAAGGTCGGCATGCACAGGGcctggagaggaagagcaggaggaggaggaggagttcacCCACATCAGCCAACGTGGAAGACAACAAGACGAcactgagaggagaggaggactgGGGACGTTGCTCTCTGGGGGCTTACCTGTAACATGTCCAGCAGACCCTGTCTGCAGCCCTCCTCCATTCCATACTCATCCACCAGGATACTCCCCAGGTACAGGAAGCAGGAGTGTGGGTACACctgatacacactcaccatctgagagggatagaggggggagatggagagagagagagacagagtggcaATGAAACGGAGAGAAAAAGAATTGGAGCAAGAGGAATAGGTGAGACGGGAATGAGAGGCAGCAAGAGAGAGGAGTCAGAATCACtcatactcacaaacacacacacatacacacactcacacacacacacacacacacacacacacacacacacacacacacactcacacactcacacacacacacacacacacacaccctcacgcacgcacgcacgcacgcacatacacacacacacacacaccatcaccaccacgcacgcacgcaccacacaccacactcacaccacacacacactcacaccacactacactcacaccacacacacactcacacactcacactcacactacacacactcacacacactcacacgcacaccacgcaccacgcacgcacacaccacacacacacacacacactcacactcacaccacaccacacaccatcacactcacactcacacacacacacacaccacacacacactcacgcaccaCGACCAGCGCGCAGCAGAGCGGACGCCCGCACCACCACGCACAGCcgcagcacgcagcacgcacCACGATCGCGACAGCCTGGCATCAGCGTCCACGACGCACTCGCCAGATCTGACTCGCACGGTGGCttagcacaccacacacaccacacacacacacacacacccacaccaccaccacacacacaccacactcacactcacaccacacacatcacctcacactccactcacactcacaccacacaccacacacacacacaccacaccacacaccacacacccactccacctcactctcactccacctcactctctcacaccaacacaccactccacacacaccacacaccacaactcacacactcacacacacactcgtacctcGTGACCAGCGCTGCAGCAGAGCGAGCCTGCCACAGCCACGCGAACCAGCCGCAGCAGCGCCCACGAGCGTCACCTGGGCTATTCAGCTCTCGACAGCACGCCAATCTCGCACGGGGACACGGCCAGCCCCTAACACCCTCCACACGCTCCACCTCCACAGTCACCCACCAATCCTCACCGTCACCCCACGACACCTCCACCTCCAATCCACTTACCCACAGAGGGCCAGTGTGGGCGCAGGGTTACACCAATTTAACCAAGTGTGGTCTTCAATCGATAAGTAGCATAAGGTGTATTAGagtctaaaacaaaaacctgcacccacaccagccattttggataagattggacatcCCTGTGTTAAGTATTCTGGGCTGCAAATATCCTATGgtgctaaaaaaaagttttattattaacattattattctACAATACGCAGAATCAAGCAGAAAGACACCAGCTTACTTCCTGTATGACTTTCTGACAGGGATGCGTCTGGCCGTTCTCTACTATAGGGTTTGTGTGtctggaaaagaaaaggaaaaagaaaaaagcattacATTCCACATCTTTCGCAAGCGCTTTTATCTGTGTTTAGACAGCTGGAAGTTTACCAACGTAACTGTGACCAAGCGCATTTCTCCTGGGTATGACGGAAGCAGCCCAGCAgagaatcaaacccgcaacccctCTGAGTTCCAAGCCCCGTTACTCATTCACTGCACTACACAAGCAGCAAACAGACAAAAGCTGATCCTGTCTGAAACAGCCTCCCTCTGGTCTGGGTCTGACCAAATACTCTGGAAGCACATTTTACTGAGCCAAGGAAGGGGAATTTGCTGTACATGATACCTCAGCAAAGGTACAAGCCTCCAGCGATTCCTGTCGACTCAAATTCCACACTTTTGAAGTGCTTTATTTGAGTAAAACAAAGTGTCAGAAACACTTCAGAGCGAAGCGGGTGGCCTACCTGAAGATGACCGCCAGCCTGTCCAGCCACACCGTGGGGTCAGATGATTTGCCATTGCTAGGCTCTTGGGAGAGAAGCTGcggacaggaaacaggaagttcaACACGCAGGCAATAAAATTTCAGATTTCGAGGAGGTACCGGCACGATTACAGGGGTCACACGATGGCGCTCATCGGGGGGCACCCACCTTTTTGAGGGCCAGGACTTGCACTGCGCACAGGTCACTCAAACATTCGGCGATCTTCTCCAGCGGCAGCCGGGCAAGAACTAAAGCAGTGCCTGAGCGGAGAGGGAAACCgggaaaaatatcagagttaaTGAGGCGAAAAGCACAATTCAGACTCTGCACACTGCCATTACACAGCCACACCCTGCTGTGCCATTACACAGCCACACCCTGCTGTGCCATTACACAGCCATACCCTGCTGTGCCATTACACAGCCATACCCTGCTGTGCCATTACACAGCCATACCCTGCTGTGCCATTACACAGCCACACCCTGCTGTGCCATTACACAGCCACACCCTGCTGTGCCATTACACAGCCATACCCTGCTGTGCCATTACACAGCCATACCCTGCTGTGCCATTACACAGCCATACCCTGCTGTGCCATTACACAGCCACACCCTGCTGTGCCATTACACAGCCACACCCTGCTGTGCCATTACACAGCCATACCCTGCTGTGCCATTACACAGCCATACCCTGCTGTGCCATTACACAGCCATACCCTGCTGTGCCATTACACAGCCACACCCTGCTGTGCCATTACACAGCCACACCCTGCTGTGCCATTACACAGCCACACCCTGCTGATCGGGCACCACATGCAACACGCTTTAGCGACAACGACTGCAGGTCAAATCCCAATTCCTACtcgatgacaaaaaaaaaaacaaacaaaattgcttttaaaaaatacgtttttaaGTGTTAGCAGCGAAGCAAAGGAGCTCAGTTAAGGCTTGACATTTGGAGAGGCAGATCTAGTGATCCATTTCTTATTCTGCCTCACTCTGATGCCGAGCCTGGGGCGCCCCCTACCTTTGAGGAGGCCGACGGCGGCCTCGGTGGACAGGGCGAAGGAGTCGAGCGCGCGGGCGATGTCCAGGAGGCCCTGGAAGTGCTGCGCCATGTGGTCCCGGCACACCGAGCAGATGTTGTGGATGGCCTTGGCAGCCACCGAGGCCAGCGGCTTCTCCCTCAAGCCCTTCATCAGGTAATTCAGCACGGGGTCTGTGgggaacgcacacacacatatacacacacacacacacacacacacacacacacacacacacatatacacacacacacacacacacacacacacacacacacacatatacacacacatacacacacatatacacacatatatacacacacacatatacaatacacacacacacacacacacacacaacgcacacacacacacaatatacacacacacacacacacaatatacacacacacacacacacacacacacacagacaaacacacacacaatacacacacacacacacacacacacacacatataacacacacacgtatacacacacacacacgccacacccacacatatacacacacacacatatacacacacacatatatacaaacacacacacacatatacacacacatatatacacacacacacatatacacacacacacacacacaatactataaaacacacatatatacacacacacacacacacacacatatacacacacacatatacacacacacatatacacacacacacgcacacacgcacacacgcacacacgcacacacgcacacacacatatacacacacacacacacacacacatacacacacacatatacacacacacacacacacacacacacaaagagagcCGTTACAGTACAGCATAGACATGTAGTAAAATACCGTGTAGCAAATGCAGCTACTTCCCTGGACCCTCAGCTGATATATAATGGGATCTCGGCATGAacctcccacacactcactcactgtcactGGGAGTCAAAGGAAGTGTCAGGGTCACTGCGGTCTCTACAGCTCATTCCCACAGTCACAGTAAACAGGGAGAGAGGCCACAACCGGTCACAGAAGGtcttcacacacagagccatcCAAAAACCCTCTGCCCCCCTGGGCAACGGCCAAGTCACTGGCCCTGCTGCCAGCCCCAATCTGCCCCAGTCTGCACTGGCACAGCCCAGATTCCACAGCGCACTGCAGGACCCACCCACCTCCCCGGCACCCGTTACTTAACCCCTTacggtgtgacatcacaaatatgtgagtaaaacgttcttaactgaacattctaatgctgatgtcacaatcactactggtaattgaaagcaatcgAGTTCTAGAACCCTGATTTATCTTACTTACAAcctattcttcaaagggttaggCAGGAAGAGACACCCAGCAGTAACACAAACCCCCCTGCAGTTAAATTTTACACCCTCCACTGCTCGGGCGGGCGTAGGCGTGGGGCGGGGGCGTACCTAAGAAGCGGGGATTGCGGTCCACCACCTCGCTCATCTCCCCCACCAGCTCGATGCTGGTGTACCGCACGGCGATGTGGACCGTCTGCGGCAGCAGGACCACCTGCTCCAGCACCTCCGTCAGGGTGGGGTTATTATCActgcgggaaggggggggggggttagcatgtcacacaccagcacagccaTTCAAATGTTGAGCACTTACTGCATGGAGACGGCAGCCACACTTAGTAACGGCACAGGAAGCGCATGGTAACGACACAGGAAATGCACAGTAAGGTCTCTACTCACGGGTCTACGCTCTTGGCGATGGCGGCCATGATGAAGAGCACAGCTTCGGTCACCTCCCAGGGCGGGTTGCCCTCTTTCAGAGTGGAGTACAGCTGGGAGACATCGGGCACATTATACCAACAACAACAGGGGCATCACCGGCACACAACTGGTACAATACACCTAGATACTTGGTTAGACACTTCATATACTTGGTAGATTTTTTGCTAGACACTTGGTAGACTTGGTAAATAGTTTCCACACACTTGGCAGAAACTGGGTTGGCACTTAAATAGACTTGGTCGACACTTGGTAGACTTGACAGACACAAGGCAGACCATTGGTATCCGACTGGGAAAACGCTCCCTGCCGAGTCTGCCATGGCCAGTCAGAGAGTAGACTGAGGAAGCTGAGCTACAGACTGAGGAAGCTGAGCTCCAGACTGAGGAAGCTGAGCTACAGACTGAGGAAGCTGAGCTACAGACTGAGGAAGCTGAGCTCCAGACTGAGGAAGCTGAGCTCCAGACTGAGGAAGCTGAGCTCCAGACTGAGGGAGCTGAGCTACAGACTGAGGAAGCTGAGCTACAGACTGAGGGAGCTGAGCTACAGACTGAGGGAGCTGAGCTCCAGACTGAGGAAGCTGAGCTACAGACTGAGGAAGCTGAGCTACAGACTGAGGGAGCTGAGCTACAGACTGAGGGAGCTGAGCTCCAGACTGAGGAAGCTGAGCTACAGACTGAGGAAGCTGAGCTACAGACTGAGGGAGCTGAGCTCCAGACTGAGGAAGCTGAGCTACAGACTGAGGAAGCTGAGCTACAGACTGAGGAAGCTGAGCTACAGACTGAGGAAGCTGAGCTCCAGACTGAGGAAGCTGAGCTACAGACTGAGGAAGCTGAGCTACAGACTGAGGGAGCTGAGCTCCAGACTGAGGAAGATGAGCTACAGACTGAGGAAGCTGAGCTACAGACTGAGGAAGCTGAGCTACAGACTGAGGAAGCTGAGCTCCAGACTGAGGAAGCTTGGCTACAGACTGAGGAAGCTTGGCTACAGACTGAGGGAGCTGAGCTACAGACTGAGGGAGCGGAGCTACAGACTGAGGGAGCTGAGCTCCAGACTGAGGAAGCTGAGCTACAGACTGAGGAAGCTGAGCTCCAGACTGAGGAAGATGAGCTCCAGTACCTGGGAAAAGCACTCCATGGACCCCACGAGGAAAATCACGTCCTTCACCAGGTCTGAGACCCTCATCCGGAACTCTCCGAAATCGTCTGTGTCTTCTGGAATTCCCTCCTGCACGggacaaaataaaagcacagtaaACAAAACCGTAAAACGCAGAGCAGCAGTCAAAgattaaaaagacaaatacaaagacagtgcgcatgtgtgtgtgtgtgtgtgtgtatacgtgcgtgcgtgtgtgtgtgcatgcatatgtgtgcgtgtgtatacgtgcgtgtgcgtgtgtatgtatgtgcatgcacgcatgcatgtgtgtgcgtgggtgcgtatacgtgcgtgcatgtgtgtgtgtgtgtgtggttagggTCTCACGTGATCGGGGTCCAGCTGGCAGTGCCGGGCCAGCCCATGCAGCAGCCTCTGTATGTAAGGCCTGAAGATGCTGTGCAGGACAGCGTCGTTGGTCTTGTACAGGTGCTCGCCAAGCCGGTACCAGAAATTAAAGGAGATCTCCACAACCTGCGCGCAGAAGGAGGTGTCACTAATGCTGCTTTACAACAGGACTGCTCCTGCAGAGCTACCCTCCTCTAGGATTTCAGCTCATTTCAAACTGCCACACCTgactccaccaatcagcaacCCAGCGacatctctagctgttgaatgaggtgtgcttccACAGGGTTggagagaaaacctacaggacagcagatctgcGGAAGATCTGCAGATGGTCATATTTCCTTGTCATCGGGCTTTGATGGTGGAAAACAGCCAGCTACTCCAGTCGAAAGTATGAAAGCTTCACGTCCAGCCAACACACAGACTCGTCAGGCCACTAAACCCACTTCAAAAGAGCCACAGAATGTGACGTAGGTGCGgcaggtttggggggaggggggggggtgaggagagagagtaaTCCCAGCGGCTGGGGCGGGAAGTGGGCCCCGCGCCTCACCTCATATTGGGGGTGCCCCGCGCCTCACCTCATATTGGGGGTGCCCCGCGCAGATCAGCAGGAGCTCCAGCGTACGCAGGTCGCCCATCCCCTGCCCGGGACTGCGCACGATCGTCTCCAGGAAGGTCTCGCACAGCTCCGTGAAGATCCTGCAGTAATTCAACAccctgggggaaggggggggacaCGGAGGAGGGCCGTGATGTCATCACTCGCAGTGTAACCAGCAAGaacaaacaataatttaaaatgattaaaaaataacctAGTGTTTCTGTTCCAAAGCAGTTTGAACTGCTAGTTGCTAAAACAGAACTCCTAACGTCCTAACGTCAGCCTCTATGTGGCAGCAGTCCATCGCCCACCTTCTGCAGCTGCTAATGTCATGGATGCTACAGCAGAACTGCTAGCTCCCTTCCTATCCTCTGAGGGGGTTATTTTGGGAGATCTTAACCATAATTGTTTGTCCCCATCCTCCGATTGTTTAAAGTCTACCTGTATTGATCTGGGGTTTAAGCCAATTAATCACTTTCTACCCATATAAATCTAAATCTACCCTTATTGATGACATTTTAACCAACGCTCCACATAAATACATGTCCAGTGGAGTTGTTGCACAGGGCTCCACTGAAAAAGAGAGccggtgtctgtgtgtgatttcccctttataaataaagttgcGGGGGCTTCGCGCGTGTGCTCTTCTGAGGCTAACGGGCTCGGCGCTCACTTGTCCAGGTCCTCGCGGGCCACGGCCATGTGGTAGGCCGTCTCCAGCGTCAGCACGCCCTGGAACAGCTGCATGGCCAGCGCCACGTTGGCGTCCACGTTCTCGATGGCGTACAGGGCGGAGCACACGGAGTCCGACGCCGCCTCGTGCAGGTTGGTGGACGTCTCGTCCCGCTGCTGCGGGCGCAGACGCCAAAGGCGGTCAGTAGGGGGCGCCGTTGGGTTACAGCGCATATTTACACACTTATGACTCAGCACGGCCCGCAGCCCGTCGCTCAGGGACctgcgggggtgtgggggtggtgggggagagaggactCACCAGCACTTGGAAGAGGACGATGAGGAGCTGGTTGTTGGCCATGAAGTTGCTGTCCAGCACGCCCAGGTTGAACCAGCTGCCCAGGCAGCGGAACACCTTGATCAGCATCTTCTCGTCACTGCCCGTCTTCTCCACGCAGGAgagctggagggagagaggggcagtcagagaggggcagtgagcgagcgggggagagagagaggggcagagagcgagcagggggggagagagtcagtgagcgagcgggggggggagagagagtcagtCAGAGAGtggcggggagagagagcgatggggAGAGTGGTGGTGAGCGAGTGGCACTTCCTACACCACAGAGGACTTTCACTTCCTCTTTCACTTTGACCCATCTGCCTCGTTTACTTGTCTATCCTAGCCTGGGCCCTGTacgcacactgtacacagtTCCCACAATGCCAGCCGCATGCAGCTCTTTTAATGCAGGTACCACAGACATGGTGCACGAGGCCTCATGAACAAGGCTGATGAAGCCTGTAGGTAAAGCTCTATAAACACAAGAGGCCGGGGGAGGGAAGACATGCCGGCTCATTTAGGACAGCAGTCAGCCGCTCCCGGACCAGGGTCGAAATGAACAGTACATTACGGGCATTCAGCAGATGTTCTcgtccagagcgacttaaaactttttttgacaGCCCCAATCAGTTTTTTCCAAACTgatttaaactcattttaattagAAAAGATTAAGAAGGTACTCAAGAACAAGACtgatttttttacaaaaaaataatgaaatcacacaaaacaaatgaggaaaaacaagaaGGACTCCTTCAGCCATGtttctcctccctgctccccaaTTAAAACATGTAACTGGCTAATGTACATAAAAGCACAGTgactaaaaacaaacaacacatcGTCCATTAACGTCTACCACAGCCAACCCTTAACGCCTATGAATCACATTCCACAAACCCTACGCTGGACTGAACACTCCTGCACAGACAGCGCGTTTGAAACGTGCGGGTAAGCCACTCATCTCGCTCGCGTGATTGGTTCCCCCCCGGGTGGGGCCGCTCTGATTAATTCAGGGCGCGGGCAGGGGTGGGGGACCCCGGTTATAAATAGCGTGGCGGGTTTGGGAAGTGGGTTAGAGCAGACGGGCTGAGCGCAGGGTCCCGCACCAGCAGCGTGATGACGGTGCTGGAGTAGTAGGCCAGGTCCTCAATGATCTCCGTGCGCCGATTGGCTCCGATCCGCAGGGAGCGGCTGTGGACCTCCTCGGGCAGCACGGTCAGGATCTCGATCAGGAATGTCATCGACGTCACCTCGTTACTGTATCTGCACACgtacaggagggggggggtcattttaCCATGCATGAGAAATCACTTCAGCCATCTTCCATTTATTAATGTTAAacttaaatttttaaaagtacagtCACAAAAGTACATTAGACACCCGTCTAAGTGGTGTCTAAATCAGGAGCTCAAGCTGCATCctgacagcactgtgtcacCAGCCGCTGTTTCACAGTTCCTTACAAGGGGACATTTTTACTCAATACAACCATTAAGGAAACATTAAAAGCAAACGGTGAACGAAGAGGAACTTACTTCTCAATAAGTGTGTGAACACAGCCCTTCCACGAGGCCATCTGCAGGGCAAGATCTGCTATTGCCAGAGCAAGCTGGAGAAAGGGCAAGAACGTCAATGTTAATTTACATGCTTATTTCTGCTTCACGACAATCTTCCACAAAGTCCACAAATGCACTGCAGAATAAAcctaaaaaacacacacgcttcTTTACATCTGAAGTGCTGTGCAGCACAGGAGTAATGCACGGACATGTAGCTGCTGGTAccgttttttaaatgtggaggTTGACTGTTCATtcacagtctatgcaaaaagACAAGTCAACAGAAGTGGCAAAACTGCCATTGAGGACGGGATTTGAATCTTAAAATTCTATTTTGACATCACCTTCCTTCGTATCCCCGAggttcttttttcatattttaccttCATGTTATGCATTTTATTGCCATGCCAACTGAATTTTACTCATTCATCATCCATTTGAGCAAAATCTGCTCCAGAAATAGGCCACACAATTGGGAGTTTATTATAATTAACATCTGTATCTTGCAAAGGACGGACTGGTTGCAAACATGTTTCACATTTCTGCAATTGCACAAGACGTCCGACCGTGCGTTCACACATTTGCAGAAGAAACATTTACGTTGCGCATATTTATCAGCGGTAAGAAAGCAGAACACTGCTCCAGCCAtgtaaaatcacaaatcaaCACACAAGTCACGCATTTCAAATCTCCCTCCAAAATGACCCAACATGGAGATTTCTGGGGTGCAAAGGGGCATGACAAGTGTCTGTAAAAAATTTGTGAGTTTCCTTGCAGATTCAGAAGCCTTTTTCTGgcagtgtgtgagagcacaGAGTGATGGTGTCTCTTGTGACCTTCAGTTCTTTCTGAAATGCCCAATGAAGTGGGAAAGGACCCATAACACCTAGTTGTGTATAGAATACATCACTCCTTTAAAGTTTAGAAGCTGTTAGACATCAACGGCACATGGGTGTGGCCTGTTACCTGGGTGACGATGATGGGGGAGAGGTCTTTGAGGTTCTCAATGTGAGAGAGCAGCGAGTCACGCAAGGACACGTGAGTGTCGGCAGGAAGTTCATAGAACGAGGTCTGGATCTTCATCTTCATCGTCTGGGCCGCGAAGTAGCAGGACTCCACGTCCTGCttcagctggagcagctgatcCGAAATCTCCCAGGCGTACAtctacatggggggggggggggagcacagggAGGGGAAGAGCAGGAGCATAGGGGGTGGGTGCACATTCAATTAACAAGGATGCATTTTCACTAAAATTTGCCTATCTACTCTTTAGTGGCATCAAATGTTTGCAATGCAAAACCACTGCAGGGCGATGCGTAAGCAAGTCAGTGTTCCTCTTCCATTCGATGAGACATCTACAGTTCCTCACAGTGAGATTACTGAAGGCTCCAGTAAACCTACAATGCGTTTAGAAGAGCAGAACACCAACAGGTCACACAATCTTAGTTTGTGGCCTGCATGTGGAATTAGGACTGGGGACATAACTGAAACCAGATACAACTGTACTATTACCTGTGCTCCGTGGAATCATGTGTTGAGCATATA
The Anguilla rostrata isolate EN2019 chromosome 19, ASM1855537v3, whole genome shotgun sequence genome window above contains:
- the tnpo3 gene encoding LOW QUALITY PROTEIN: transportin-3 (The sequence of the model RefSeq protein was modified relative to this genomic sequence to represent the inferred CDS: substituted 2 bases at 2 genomic stop codons) — translated: MEGGKPSLALVYQAVQALYHDPDPAGKERASVWLGELQRSMYAWEISDQLLQLKQDVESCYFAAQTMKMKIQTSFYELPADTHVSLRDSLLSHIENLKDLSPIIVTQLALAIADLALQMASWKGCVHTLIEKYSNEVTSMTFLIEILTVLPEEVHSRSLRIGANRRTEIIEDLAYYSSTVITLLLSCVEKTGSDEKMLIKVFRCLGSWFNLGVLDSNFMANNQLLIVLFQVLQRDETSTNLHEAASDSVCSALYAIENVDANVALAMQLFQGVLTLETAYHMAVAREDLDKVLNYCRIFTELCETFLETIVRSPGQGMGDLRTLELLLICAGHPQYEVVEISFNFWYRLGEHLYKTNDAVLHSIFRPYIQRLLHGLARHCQLDPDHEGIPEDTDDFGEFRMRVSDLVKDVIFLVGSMECFSQLYSTLKEGNPPWEVTEAVLFIMAAIAKSVDPDNNPTLTEVLEQVVLLPQTVHIAVRYTSIELVGEMSEVVDRNPRFLDPVLNYLMKGLREKPLASVAAKAIHNICSVCRDHMAQHFQGLLDIARALDSFALSTEAAVGLLKGTALVLARLPLEKIAECLSDLCAVQVLALKKLLSQEPSNGKSSDPTVWLDRLAVIFRHTNPIVENGQTHPCQKVIQELWCVXFXLLSLAASHSRLTYSSCSNSFSLRFIATLSLSLSISPLYPSQMVSVYQVYPHSCFLYLGSILVDEYGMEEGCRQGLLDMLQALCMPTFQLLEQPNGLRNHPDTVDDLFRLATRFIQRSPVTLLSSQIIIHIIQCAIAATTLDHRDANCSVMKFVRDLIHTGITNDHEDDFELRKQLIAQAMGQHGQQLVTQLIHTCCFCLPPYTLPDVAEVVWEIMLFDRPTFCRWLENALKGLPKETAGGAVTVTHKQLTDFHKQVTSAEECKQVCWAIREFTRLFR